A stretch of the Paramormyrops kingsleyae isolate MSU_618 chromosome 16, PKINGS_0.4, whole genome shotgun sequence genome encodes the following:
- the ace2 gene encoding angiotensin-converting enzyme 2: MHAALLLLLAGVWVARGQSDVEQRAVEFLKRFDENATQLMYQHSLASWAYNTNITSENADKLSQQGEIWGSYYSQASEESLTFPLNEITDPTIKVQLMALQDKGSGALTKDKLDRLNKVMNEMSTIYSTGTVCKLDNPFDCQTLEPGLESVMAQSTDYYQRLHVWEGWRVEVGKKMRPLYEDYVELKDEAAKLNGYADYGDYWRGNYETTDDGKYSYTRDELMSDVRRIYQEIMPLYKELHAYVRSKLHLTYPGHISEAGGLPAHLLGDMWGRFWTNLYPLSVPYPDKPDIDVTSAMISQAWTVDRLFKEAEKFFMSVNLYQMLPNFWENSMFVKPDDGRMVVCHPTAWDMGNREDFRIKMCGKVNMDDFLTVHHEMGHNQYQMAYRNQSYLFRDGANEGFHEAVGEIMSLSAATPKHLLALGLLPADFKEDYETEINFLMKQALTIVATLPFTYMLEEWRWEVFQGTIPKDQWMQRWWEMKRDMVGVVEPLPRDETYCDPAALFHVANDYSFIRYFTRTIYQFQFQASLCETAGHTGPLFKCDITNSKPAGEKLRAMLELGKSKSWTRALEQVSGVTRMDSKPLLEYFRDLHIWLQEENRKNNRFPGWNVAADPYSKEAFKVRLSLKAAMGDQAYQWNDNELYLFKATIAYAMRHYYALEMVQTLNFMSDNVHIYQVKPRISFYFVVTNPVDPVVLIPKEVVESAIRLSRGRINSAFLLDDKTLEFEGIISTLSPPVEPAVTVWLVVFGVIMGLSLLLGTYLIISGVWDRKRKSKKEEAENPAENPYENHNEGVINQNFEHDTDDQTGF; encoded by the exons ATGCATGCCGCTCTTCTCCTGCTTCTGGCTGGGGTCTGGGTGGCCCGCGGTCAGTCGGATGTAGAGCAGCGGGCAGTCGAGTTCCTGAAGCGCTTTGATGAAAATGCCACCCAACTGATGTACCAGCATTCACTGGCATCGTGGGCTTACAATACAAACATTACCAGTGAGAACGCTGACAAACTG TCCCAGCAGGGGGAGATTTGGGGGTCCTACTATAGTCAGGCGTCAGAGGAATCGCTCACCTTCCCACTTAATGAAATCACTGACCCGACCATAAAAGTGCAACTGATGGCACTTCAGGACAAAGGATCAGGGGCCCTCACGAAGGACAAACTGGACCGT CTCAACAAAGTCATGAATGAAATGAGCACCATTTACAGCACAGGCACGGTGTGTAAGCTTGACAATCCCTTCGACTGTCAGACCCTAGAACCAG GACTGGAGAGCGTCATGGCTCAGAGCACAGATTACTACCAGAGGCTGCACGTGTGGGAGGGCTGGAGGGTCGAGGTGGGAAAGAAGATGAGGCCACTCTACGAGGACTATGTGGAGCTGAAGGACGAAGCTGCAAAACTTAACG GTTATGCTGACTATGGGGACTACTGGAGAGGTAACTATGAGACCACTGACGACGGCAAGTACAGCTACACCCGCGATGAACTCATGTCAGACGTTCGCCGCATATACCAGGAG ATCATGCCGCTGTACAAAGAACTTCACGCCTACGTGAGAAGCAAACTACATTTGACGTACCCTGGGCACATCAGCGAGGCGGGAGGACTGCCTGCCCATCTTCTAG GTGACATGTGGGGAAGGTTTTGGACAAACCTTTatcctctctctgtcccttacCCCGACAAACCAGATATTGACGTGACTTCGGCTATGATCAGTCAG GCCTGGACAGTGGATAGATTGTTCAAAGAAGCGGAAAAGTTCTTCATGTCTGTAAATTTGTACCAGATGCTTCCAAACTTCTGGGAAAACTCAATGTTTGTGAAGCCCGATGATGGCAGGATGGTGGTATGCCATCCGACTGCATGGGACATGGGCAACAGAGAGGACTTCAG AATCAAAATGTGCGGCAAGGTGAACATGGATGACTTTCTGACGGTCCACCATGAGATGGGACACAACCAGTATCAGATGGCCTATCGGAACCAATCGTATCTCTTCAGAGATGGAGCCAATGAGGGCTTCCATGAGGCTGTGGGAGAGATCATGTCTCTTTCTGCAGCCACTCCGAAACACCTGCTGGCTCTGGGTCTTCTTCCTGCAGATTTCAAGGAAGATTATG AGACAGAGATTAACTTCCTGATGAAGCAGGCTTTGACAATTGTGGCCACCTTGCCTTTCACATACATGCTGGAGGAATGGAGATGGGAAGTCTTCCAAGGCACCATCCCAAAAGACCAGTGGATGCAGAGGTGGTGGGAGATGAA GAGAGACATGGTTGGTGTGGTGGAGCCTCTACCCAGAGACGAGACATACTGTGACCCAGCTGCCTTATTCCACGTAGCCAATGATTATTCATTCATTAG ATATTTTACCAGAACCATCTACCAGTTCCAGTTCCAGGCCTCCCTGTGTGAAACTGCCGGTCACACTGGACCTTTATTCAAGTGTGACATCACCAATTCCAAGCCAGCCGGTGAAAAACTTAG GGCCATGCTGGAGTTGGGAAAATCTAAGTCATGGACCAGAGCTCTGGAGCAAGTGTCTGGAGTGACCAGGATGGACTCAAAGCCGCTCCTGGAGTACTTCAGAGATCTACACATATGGCTACAGGAGGAGAACCGTAAGAACAACAGGTTTCCAGGATGGAATGTCGCAGCAGATCCAT ACTCTAAAGAGGCCTTCAAAGTCAGACTGAGTCTTAAGGCTGCAATGGGTGATCAAGCT TACCAATGGAACGACAATGAATTGTACCTTTTCAAAGCCACCATTGCCTATGCTATGAGGCATTATTATGCCCTGGAGATGGTACAGACACTGAACTTCAT GTCAGACAACGTCCACATTTACCAAGTTAAACCAAGGATCTCGTTCTACTTTGTGGTGACAAATCCTGTCGACCCAGTGGTGCTCATCCCAAAGGAAGTAGTGGAATCTGCAATTCG GCTATCCAGAGGCAGAATCAACAGCGCATTCCTGCTTGATGATAAGACGCTGGAGTTTGAAGGCATCATTTCCACTCTGTCCCCACCTGTGGAGCCTGCGGTGACAGTGTGGCTGGTGGTGTTCGGAGTTATCATGGGTCTTTCACTTCTGCTTGGGACATACCTAATCATCTCTGGCGTCTGGGACAGGAAGCG AAAATCCAAGAAAGAGGAAGCTGAAAACCCAGCTGAAAACCCTTATGAAAATCATAACGAAGGAGTGATAAACCAGAATTTTGAACATGATACTGATGATCAAACGGGATTTtga